In the genome of Raphanus sativus cultivar WK10039 chromosome 9, ASM80110v3, whole genome shotgun sequence, the window taactaGATATTAGCATACATATTTGTcaacaaaaagtaaaattatatttgtttaaatttgataaaaaatgaaacttttaacttaaaacaacagattaaattactaaaatcgtTGACAAAAATTTACTAAAGTCATCATTTTGAGTATGAagatcatatcaataaaataaaatatgtatatataaattaaatatattacatactttatatataattatactaCTATATTTTAACTAATCGATTTATTCAGTTTGATCGGTTTATATACTAAACCAAATCCATATACAGAAATTTCTTAAAAGTAACATCCATTCAGTATATTTTGATAttaccaaatccaaaccacTTTCTCTATTTCGATTTGATTCGGTTTGATTTTAATTTGTTAGGTTATACATGATTGAATACCTCTAGATGTTAAATACTGAGTAATATTTTCCCAAATATGcatataaatcaattttgaGAAGATGACATGcatatttcgattttttttcttttaaaatatacatacttttacactcaaaattatatttacaatacACATCTACGAAGGTGTTACatttcttttaaagaaaaaatgttttttttttcaaaacaaattttgattcttgtagaaaaaaacaatatgaaaaccaaaattagaaaaaaaaattgaaagattttttttaaatgaaaactatttgaaaaatcataaaaatatttttgattttatttttttttacagatttttgaatatttatttattttatatatttattaaataattaactaaaattataagTGAAGATAAATTGTCATTTAACTATAgtaaaaacttattttggtcACACTGATTTTTGGATGTTATTTTGTGATTCAGTGGTTGTGAATGGATTTCAAATGACATGTCGGGACATATCCAACTTATGGGTATAAGAAACTAAAGAAAAAGAGTTATTTTCGTCGTAACTTGAATCACTTATTTGGACAATGAAAAGTATGCCAAGTCTTTATTAAGACAACAAGGAATTTTTGTAGgaaacatttttatttgattattctATTTAGGTTTGACTTCACAAACCAGCTCTTGTTTAGACCGTCTGAGCATTTTGATGTCAAAAAATTATGGGAGAGTAAATATATTTACCTAAACGTTTATATTCTTTTTGTGAAAACAACATAACGATTAAGAATTAATGTGAACAATAACCGTTGTATTATTGTATCATGCGAAAGTTTATGTAAGCCTGCACATTAGCACCTTTATAGGAGTCAAAACCCGCACGATCGCATATGTTAACTTTGTATTGAACGGAGGTTTCGAGGTTTAATTAGGAAAAACAGAACATACTAAAATAAGGGAAGATGTAGATTTGTTTTATTGATTAGAGTTTAACCCTATGTAAGCCTATCTACGTACACTTTGAGAAGGGATCAACCCCATCGTAGTTCGTTTACAATGTTAAgtacaagagatcgaactgttTCATAAAGTTCGTCTCCAAGTGAAGTTAAAGTAAAGCGAAGCTAAGGCAGAAATATACGCTAAAGCTAAGTTTGCTAAAGGAATTCCTCTAAACTCTAAGGTTAATTACTAAAGTTATTGCCGTATTCCTATTATTCTGTATATGTTCTTGTGTATATGAGTATATCAATACTTCCCTTTGGTGAAGACCTTTGAGTTTTTTATGAAGCTTCATTAGTCAGTCGTCTTTTTATTCTCGTGGAGATTCGTCTTATATCCTCAGCTCTCTCCTCTTTTtccattgtttcttcttttgttattATCCTCTTGATTTCCATGCAATCCAAATCCGACTTTGACTTTGAATCCTTTATGCCTTGGGCCGACTTTACGCTCTGGTCCATCAACGATTGGACCATCAGTTTTATCATTTGATTCAAATCACAGTTTTTACGCATCGAGTTTTCGTCCAGTTTTTGCTTGATATACGTTTCTGGTTTAGAGTGGGCCAGCAAGAGACAAAATCTACTAGTCTTCTAGAGTCCTTGCCTTCCACCCTCGGGAATCGCATTGGGACCTTTAGCGCCATGGATTCTCTGGGCCATCTGGACCTCTAGGAATAACCTCCTCTTCAACAACAAGATGATAACGCCAGAGGAAACTTTGACTAAAGCTCTCTCGGCAGCTAGGGAGTGGCTAACGGTTCAAACCACTACTGCATCTCCTCCTCGAAATGCCGTCCACCCCTCCTATCAAACAGTGTCCAACTGCATTACTGTAAACACCGATGCTTCCTGGCATTCTGATCGTTTGGTTGCAGGTTTGGGCTGGATCATGGACACAGGACAAAACAGAGCTTCACACATGGCGCACTGCTACTTTGTCAGCTCACCATTGGTGGCGGAAGCACTTGCAATAAGAGAAGCCATCACTCTGTGCATTAAAAAGGGATTCCTTCGTGTGCACGTAAAGTCTGATTCCCTACAGCTCGTCAAAGCCATTACCTCGGGCTCGTCTTTCCCTGAAGTCTATGGAGTAATTGCTGATATTTGCAACATTAGTCTTGCTTTTGATTgtatttccttttcttggatCCGACGGGAAAACAACAAAGATGCCGATGCACTAGCTAGGCAAGCTTTGTTGAACGAACCGTTTGTTGTAGCTACACTAAACGTTGAAGATTAAGTTGAATGAAGTAtttggtgttacaaaaaaaaatacgttTCTGGTTTAAGAAATGACCGGCAAATCATTTTGTCTTGTCGGAAACTGACTTGTAGTTACGATTAGACATTCTGGTTTAGCATTTGATTGTTGAGGATAAGGCCGAATAATCTTAAGGAGGAAATGGCTGCTCGGCCTTGTGGCCAAGGAAATGGGCCGTTATGGTCgtgtttttaaatatagagaTCTTTACGTATAATTTGACTTGTTTACTGAACGAAGATCATTTTGTATATCAATGCTTTGTTTAGTTATACATAAGTTGTTTCGTGTAtgacaaggagatggagagaTGAAGGCGTGCAACCTTATGGTGGCTATTGGTAGTCGTTGGCTGGTTTCGTATATGATTTAGTTTGGTTATACAAAGATTGTTTCAtagaaatgtttttaaaaccAAAGTTATACGAAGATGGTTATGAGACCTGTTTCGTGTAGTTCCTCGTCTTTAGTTACACGTACGATTGTTTCACACTACATTTTTAATGAATTGTCAGTAAGTTAAGCACTACATGTATGGATTATTATCTTGACATTTTTGACTATGTTTCTTTGAAGATCCATCTTATCTAACTCTTTGACAGTTTTAACTTTCATCTTGGTTAACCCAACAAGAGTCAAAAGttattatctattatattttGTCAATATTTGGTACTGATGGTTGGTTAATTCGCTTTAAGTGAACATTCATCAAGATTTATGATCTCATTCAGAATTATAAGACCAGTAAAGAagctttaaatattttattagccAAAGGTCTTTATTCGTTCACCCAAGAGACCGAGAGATGCCACACACAATACATTTCAAACACGTTTTACGCTTTAGTCAAAGCTGCGGTGATATTTGTTCTTAAAACCTTGTAAACTGATTTCCATCCTTCTTGGGTAGGGTGAATTGGATCCCAGAAGAAAGCAGACTTAGGATCATCACATACGGTACCATTCTTGTAACATTCTATGAACGGGGTTTTAAACGGCAGAATCCCTGCATTTCCAGAGTACAAAGCCTTAATAATATGgttatattattatacatattaAAGATGAAAATGTTAAACTTTGGGGAAGTATGAAAAGCTCCGGCGGAGAGGAGTTAAAAATGTTAGATTTTGGGGGAGTAAGAAAATGTAGACAAAAAGAAACTGTTTTTAACTTTTCTTACCTGGGATTTCTCCTGTGTTGTTGAAGACAGCCAAGAAGGTATTGTAGTAATCTATGATGGTAAAAGCCGAATGATTGGACTCATTGTTAAGCTTGGCGACTGATTTCTGCAACAAGTCGTTGTGGTATTTTACCTTCTCCGGTACAATGCTTTTGATAGATTCAGGGAGGTTTGCAAGCGCGGGGGTGTACCAGACCGGTGTCAATGATGGTATTGCTATCTTCTTCACTCCCAAGGTACGGATACGCCTCAAATCCACCTCAATTTGATTCACAACTTTCTCGATGAATGATTTCAACCCCTGAGAATGCaatatagttaaaatttaaataactatAAGTCTATACCACTCAAAGTGATCATGGTGCACTGGTTAAAGCTATTAGCCTAGGACGAAGACCAGTTTTCAATTTAATTCACATACTAAACCAGTAAGTAACTGATATATCGACTGCATATCTAGTTCTTTTTTGTTCAAAGAAATTCGGTTATAAAACAATTCTATGACTAAAAAATCGAACAAGAATTAACCATATAGAATTATAGCTATCAATACTGTTTACTAATCTTACTAGATAACTTTTTTGTTCAAGTTAATCTTACTGATAATAATTCGGCAGGCGAATTAAGATGGGCGAGAACGAAAGTAATGTAGTCGTTGCCAGCAACACTAACGAGAGCGACGGACGAAGAAAGTTCGGATGGAGAGTAGACATTGCCGAGGAGTTGCTCGAAGAGATTGATCTGAACTGTCATGTTAGGATAATTAGCCCTAGTGTCGAATACTCCAGTTCCTCCGTACGCAAAACTCATTCCGTATTGTAACCGTGTCGTATCCATGTCATCTTTCTTGGAGTAGGTCACTGGTAACTTTATCCTTAGCAATTGGGCTGTAGGGAGGAAACATGCGTCTCATTACAAATAAATAAGGGATATCGATGATTAGACAAATTAACACGGTAATGTTCACAAGAACTTCTGGAACGAATAGGAAAAAaacttgtaaaaataaaattataggaatgacaaaaaattattattccTTATCACATTTAGTAAGGAATAATATTGTTCTATATTCctcttttttttgggtcaaagaAATGTGaaggaatgaaaaaaaaaattccttataaattgtaaattgttttaaaaacattaaaaatgcattattcctcttcgttcttttttttaccagttagtgtttaaaaaaaaaagaagaaatacgACATCGTGTTCTCAAACAAATTCAACATATACAATctaacttattaaaaatataaatatgaatttcaaaaaaaaatatatatacctggGAAGACAGTAAGAGGTTATAACAGGAATTTCTTATCCTCCaaatacatttaatttaaaacagaTGACGTATGTGTTTTCCTTTCACAAGTTTTTCATACGACTGTAGTGAATTTCCTCGCTAAACTAGAGTCTTCAACTGTCAATAGTTTTTTCAATTGAAGTTAATGAAGACAATGCTATAGCGTTAtgcttcaaaagaaaaaaaaataaagataaataataGAGGAGTACCTAGAAAATCTGTGGAGATGTGGCCGTCCGAGAACCTGCCAGAGGGTTTACCCGGGTAAGTGATACCGTAAGGAAATGCCCATGCCCCCCTACCATCAGGTTTTGTGTTTCCAGTATCGACGTAAGAATCTCCGAACACAAACAATTTATTTCGACCGGAAAAGCGATGATTCTGACTTGCACTCTCAACTACATCGATATCTCCTGCCAAAAAGAGTGATATATAAGAAATTGTATTTGTATATAAAGATTTAGTCTTATGGATTTTAAAGAATCTGTTGCAGTGACAAGTACATATAATTGAGTTACCAAAGAGGAAGGACGAAAAAATAAACAGTAACAGCGAGGCCAAGAATTTCTTTAAGGAATTCATTTTATTGTTTAGAGAGACGGACAACGAGATGGGATGACTGAAACTGAAGTgcaatctttcttttttataagCCTACAAACccgaaaatatcaaaataatcaatcttaaagtatatatataattttaattcattatttttaataaaaattcagcGTGCAGTCTTACGATATCCAATACTACCCCTTGTTCCCtaatcctctatatattaatcgagaaatattttaagaaaaaaacttcggattaatgtataattaacaaaaaactcattatttacGTTTTAGATGTACAGCTTTTCTgagagtttttattaaaaaccttCTTTTTACTAGGATATTAGGTTGAGATCCACGCTTTGTGTGGAGTGAGAAaggtaaaaaaaacatatattcaaaataggGTTATTCAATCCGGATTTCGATCAGGTCTCGGTCTggttttttgatattttagttTGTAAAAAGTAGATAccatattaaaatcatatatattttgctttggttcagtttatatatactatcgatttttggtttattcaatTTTAGTCTGGTCTCGGCTCGGTTTTtcattattttgatttataaatagatatcaTATCAAAAACATAactattttggtttggtttggttcggtttatatactgtcgatttttggtttattcaattttataccAAGAAAACTTAAACTATATttatctttataatattttgtcaatttaattttgtacaattaaaaataaagtttattaaACAGTACTCTAACTTTTAAATAGAATGttctttctattttatttaactatcaaaattaatttttaaataaattataattattaaaaattcatgggatgaaaattaaaaagattaataatatactaaattttaaCACAAATATATGTCAATGAAAGCCTGTACTTAGAAATAaccaattatttaaattaaagcCTTAagatcatatcaataaaataaactacatatatatataattatattatgtaatttacattaaacaatatattttaattaatcagtttattcggtttatATGGTTTGATTGGTTTATATACTGAACCATATTCATATaccacattttaaaaaaaaaatcggttaGTTTGGTTTTTGTTGTTACGATTTTTATCAGATTGAACACCTTTAATTCAAGTTTCTAAATCGTAGATAGTTTGAAAACCTGTTTCTTGTACTAAATTGTACATAATATAATCAaaaggttttttattttttaattaaacctaaaataatttttaaaagttagatTCATCTTTCAAACTCccaaatgtaatatataaagttTGATATAGATTACTCAAAGAATTAAAATCTTtggaatatatattttcatattttccataaatatatctatttttcctatatgttaatatatagttataaatatatatatttggaa includes:
- the LOC108825366 gene encoding GDSL esterase/lipase At5g03610-like — encoded protein: MDTTRLQYGMSFAYGGTGVFDTRANYPNMTVQINLFEQLLGNVYSPSELSSSVALVSVAGNDYITFVLAHLNSPAELLSGLKSFIEKVVNQIEVDLRRIRTLGVKKIAIPSLTPVWYTPALANLPESIKSIVPEKVKYHNDLLQKSVAKLNNESNHSAFTIIDYYNTFLAVFNNTGEIPGILPFKTPFIECYKNGTVCDDPKSAFFWDPIHPTQEGWKSVYKVLRTNITAALTKA
- the LOC108825364 gene encoding uncharacterized protein LOC108825364, which encodes MITPEETLTKALSAAREWLTVQTTTASPPRNAVHPSYQTVSNCITVNTDASWHSDRLVAGLGWIMDTGQNRASHMAHCYFVSSPLVAEALAIREAITLCIKKGFLRVHVKSDSLQLVKAITSGSSFPEVYGVIADICNISLAFDCISFSWIRRENNKDADALARQALLNEPFVVATLNVED